The Acinetobacter pittii genome contains a region encoding:
- the accC gene encoding acetyl-CoA carboxylase biotin carboxylase subunit, with protein MLQKVLIANRGEIALRITRACKTLGIKTVGIYSDADKDLMHLRFVDEAVCIGPGASSDSYLNIPAIITAAEITGADAIHPGYGFLSENAEFAEIVESSGFTFIGPRPEHIRLMGNKVSAIVAMKKAGVPTVPGCDHAVTIHNALAEAKEIGFPLIVKAASGGGGRGMRIVERVDTLLESVQAAQRDAEMWFGDDTVYMERFLQKPRHVEVQVLGDGNGHAIHLYDRDCSLQRRHQKVLEEAPAPNLPEQARADILEACVHACQLMQYRGAGTFEFLFEDGEFFFIEMNTRVQVEHPVTEMVTGVDIIEQQLRIAGGLGLELQQEDIKVQGHAIECRINAEDPTTFLPSPGKIESFYAPGGAGIRLDSHIYPEYSIPPYYDSMIAKLISHGKDRETSIARMRQALDEMILTGIKTNIPLHKDLILQDNSFCSQAMDIHYLEKHLLKQVEEKKAETA; from the coding sequence ATGTTGCAAAAAGTTTTAATTGCAAACCGTGGTGAAATCGCTTTACGTATTACCCGGGCTTGCAAAACATTAGGAATCAAGACTGTTGGTATCTATTCAGATGCCGATAAGGATTTGATGCATTTACGTTTTGTTGATGAAGCAGTATGTATTGGTCCGGGCGCAAGTAGTGATAGCTATTTAAATATCCCGGCAATTATTACTGCTGCAGAAATTACCGGTGCTGATGCTATTCACCCGGGTTATGGTTTCCTTTCAGAAAATGCTGAGTTTGCTGAAATTGTAGAAAGCTCAGGCTTTACTTTTATTGGTCCACGTCCAGAACATATCCGCCTTATGGGGAATAAAGTTTCTGCGATTGTTGCCATGAAAAAAGCTGGCGTACCTACTGTACCAGGTTGCGACCACGCAGTAACCATCCACAATGCCTTGGCAGAAGCGAAAGAAATCGGCTTCCCGCTTATTGTTAAAGCGGCTTCTGGTGGTGGTGGTCGTGGTATGCGTATTGTTGAGCGTGTAGATACACTACTTGAATCAGTTCAAGCAGCACAGCGCGATGCAGAAATGTGGTTCGGTGATGATACCGTTTACATGGAACGCTTCTTACAAAAACCTCGCCATGTCGAAGTTCAAGTTCTTGGTGATGGTAATGGTCATGCAATCCATTTATATGACCGTGACTGTTCATTACAACGTCGCCATCAAAAAGTACTAGAAGAAGCACCTGCACCAAACCTACCAGAGCAAGCTCGAGCTGATATTTTAGAAGCTTGTGTTCATGCTTGTCAGTTAATGCAATATCGTGGTGCTGGTACGTTTGAATTCTTATTTGAAGACGGTGAATTCTTCTTCATTGAAATGAATACTCGTGTTCAGGTAGAGCACCCTGTAACTGAAATGGTTACTGGTGTCGATATTATTGAACAACAGTTACGTATTGCAGGTGGCCTAGGACTAGAGCTTCAACAAGAAGATATTAAAGTTCAAGGACATGCAATTGAATGCCGTATCAATGCAGAAGATCCAACAACATTCTTACCTTCACCAGGTAAAATTGAAAGTTTCTATGCACCAGGCGGCGCTGGTATTCGTTTAGATTCTCATATCTACCCAGAATACAGCATTCCACCTTACTATGACTCTATGATTGCTAAATTGATTTCTCATGGTAAAGACCGTGAAACTTCAATTGCTCGTATGCGTCAAGCACTAGATGAAATGATCCTTACGGGAATTAAAACAAATATTCCTTTACATAAAGATCTTATTTTGCAAGATAACAGCTTCTGCTCTCAAGCAATGGATATCCATTACCTTGAAAAACACTTGTTAAAGCAAGTGGAAGAAAAGAAAGCTGAAACTGCATAA
- the accB gene encoding acetyl-CoA carboxylase biotin carboxyl carrier protein: MDIRKIKKLIDLMIESDLQAIEVKEGDQSIALTRRNPVVAAAGVALPAAPVAEAPVAKTPRGAVETSPMVGVFYAAPSPGEAPFVKVGQTVSAGETLGIIEAMKIMNPIEATQSGVIEEILVKNGEVIQFGQPLFRYRA, translated from the coding sequence ATGGATATCCGCAAAATTAAGAAACTCATCGATTTAATGATTGAGTCTGACTTGCAAGCGATCGAAGTTAAAGAAGGTGATCAATCAATCGCTTTAACTCGTCGCAATCCTGTCGTTGCTGCGGCTGGTGTAGCACTTCCGGCTGCTCCTGTTGCAGAAGCACCAGTTGCAAAAACACCGCGTGGAGCAGTTGAAACTTCTCCAATGGTTGGCGTGTTCTACGCTGCTCCAAGCCCAGGCGAAGCACCATTTGTTAAAGTAGGTCAAACAGTATCTGCTGGTGAAACTTTGGGTATTATTGAAGCAATGAAAATCATGAACCCAATTGAAGCAACTCAAAGTGGCGTGATTGAAGAAATTTTAGTGAAAAATGGTGAAGTTATCCAATTCGGTCAACCTTTATTCCGTTATCGCGCGTAA
- the aroQ gene encoding type II 3-dehydroquinate dehydratase, translated as MSSTILVIHGPNLNLLGKREPEVYGHLTLDDINQQLISQAQQASITLDTFQSNWEGAIVDRIHQAQTEGVKLIIINPAALTHTSVALRDALLGVAIPFIEVHLSNVHAREAFRHHSYLSDKAIGVICGLGAKGYRFALDYAIEKIQPSNPN; from the coding sequence ATGAGTTCGACCATTTTGGTGATTCATGGACCGAATTTGAATTTGCTGGGAAAACGCGAACCAGAAGTATATGGTCATCTTACCTTAGATGATATTAACCAACAACTTATTAGCCAAGCTCAACAAGCTTCAATCACATTAGATACTTTTCAAAGCAACTGGGAAGGTGCCATTGTTGATCGTATTCATCAGGCACAAACTGAAGGCGTAAAACTTATTATTATTAACCCTGCTGCCCTCACCCACACTTCAGTTGCTCTACGTGATGCCCTACTTGGCGTTGCAATTCCATTCATTGAAGTTCATTTGTCTAATGTCCATGCAAGAGAGGCATTCAGACATCATTCTTATTTATCTGATAAAGCAATTGGCGTGATTTGTGGTTTAGGTGCAAAAGGCTATCGTTTTGCACTCGATTACGCTATTGAAAAAATTCAACCATCTAACCCAAACTAG
- the impB gene encoding Y-family DNA polymerase, which produces MEISHREIYALVDINNCYVSCERLFNPKLIGLPVVVLSNNDGCVVSRSEEAKNMGIKMGIPWYQIEQDALQAGVHVYSSNYTLYAEMSRRFFSVLGEFFSPDDLEAYSIDECFIRLTPYLQSLDIQSYCAKVVETLESWLSLPCCIGIGYSKTQAKLANHYAKKIPSFNKICNFTTLDPLLLEDLMQHTSVKEVWGIGHQLVKQLRSYEIYSCLDLTFANEHHLAKAFSVVMARTIRELKGQSCIQLDDPAIVTKRILATRSFAQALSNIEIIKQALIFHLNRAHRRLMKQEQLCACVQVMLYEKIDKPPYKKASSQAIGLNYATDDLCILTKAAMQQIDVLYKENKKYIKIGVLFCGLHPRQHHIDDLWQPLELIQQRQQLMQTLSTVRNRFGSHYLQVGYHSRNPSWHMKQCHRSKNYLTRWNELLVIGENSIAVTQNT; this is translated from the coding sequence ATGGAAATCTCACACCGCGAAATTTACGCGCTCGTAGACATTAATAATTGTTATGTGAGTTGTGAGCGACTATTTAATCCCAAACTTATTGGTCTACCAGTCGTAGTACTTTCTAACAACGATGGATGTGTTGTATCACGTAGTGAAGAAGCAAAAAATATGGGTATCAAAATGGGTATTCCATGGTATCAAATCGAGCAAGACGCTCTTCAAGCAGGTGTACACGTCTATTCAAGCAACTACACTTTATATGCCGAGATGTCGCGTCGCTTTTTTTCAGTTCTTGGTGAGTTTTTCTCGCCCGATGATTTAGAAGCTTATTCTATAGATGAATGTTTTATTCGCCTTACCCCTTACCTTCAATCTCTAGATATCCAATCTTACTGTGCCAAAGTCGTAGAAACTCTAGAAAGTTGGTTAAGCTTACCTTGCTGTATTGGCATCGGATATTCAAAAACTCAAGCAAAATTAGCCAATCACTATGCTAAAAAGATTCCAAGCTTTAATAAAATTTGTAATTTCACTACTTTAGATCCTCTGCTTCTTGAAGACCTCATGCAACACACTTCAGTCAAAGAAGTCTGGGGAATTGGCCATCAATTAGTCAAACAATTACGTAGCTATGAGATTTATTCATGCTTAGACTTAACTTTTGCCAATGAGCATCATCTAGCAAAAGCTTTTTCTGTGGTTATGGCACGTACCATTCGTGAGCTAAAAGGCCAATCCTGTATTCAACTTGACGATCCTGCCATCGTCACCAAACGAATTTTAGCTACACGTAGTTTTGCTCAAGCTTTGTCCAACATTGAGATTATTAAACAAGCGCTTATTTTTCATCTTAACCGAGCTCATCGCCGTTTAATGAAACAAGAACAGCTGTGCGCCTGCGTTCAGGTCATGCTTTATGAAAAAATAGATAAACCACCTTATAAAAAAGCGTCTTCTCAAGCGATAGGCTTAAATTATGCCACAGATGATTTATGCATATTAACAAAAGCAGCTATGCAGCAAATAGATGTTTTATATAAAGAAAATAAAAAATACATTAAGATTGGAGTTTTATTTTGTGGTTTGCATCCCCGTCAACATCACATTGATGATTTATGGCAACCTCTTGAGTTGATTCAGCAAAGACAACAATTAATGCAAACACTCAGCACAGTTCGTAACCGATTCGGTAGTCACTATTTACAAGTCGGTTATCATTCCCGTAATCCATCTTGGCATATGAAACAATGTCACCGTTCAAAAAATTATCTAACTCGATGGAATGAGCTATTAGTGATTGGAGAGAACTCTATAGCCGTTACACAAAATACATGA
- the iutA gene encoding TonB-dependent receptor: MVNKIKSHKLFTRKSEVKNIIPLLSLGGAIILSNSAFAASPAETTETEKKPEALPTITITASRADELSTSAKQVTKLDEKQIELLRNGSSGSIATVLAKAVPGLSDSSRTITDYGQTLRGRNALILVDGVPMNLTRDTSRGLSAIDPESIANIEVIRGSNAIYGGGAAGGIISITTKAAGGEPTAKTVVGLQTPLTNFRSNALSGDIHQYFTGSFNAFDYALDFGYQRIGSPYDASGDRVAPEPSQGDLYDADAYSVGGKLGYHIDDNQYLQFAANYYNAEQDSDYASDPSVKNAPAGTVPAKAIKGLKLKDQNKNENQIYNLTYNHKDFFGNKVDAQIYYRDFFTRFSPFDARKNPNRGGNVDQIYQENNILGSRLTVTTPLEFLGDTSLVWGGDFSREKSEMPLDTFNPDIYDQSGGLDFVKTGKLIYLPELTTQSVGGFVQLKHRFNDQWSAEAGTRYEDSYAQIDSFIPLSQFDPKTQSYKPNPYVYQGGKVKADAWLYNANLTFSPNDQHSIYASFNQGFQLPDVGVIIRNADNTNKEKNYELSSSFLEPIKVDNYELGWKGTFNNFSSSLAVFHSTSDLGAVQSFSNGLALTRTKEKVTGVEATFDYIDDANVWGTGGSVTWMKGREKPQNGAEQDMTGFRIPPLKLTGYISYSPTETWTNRLQATYFGSEDYRLNGKNSFGRYDVKTYTTADLISSFALNKKDTVTIGLENMFNRKYYPLYSQLLRTSDNTSHLVANGATLKVSYSHKW, encoded by the coding sequence ATGGTAAATAAGATAAAAAGTCACAAACTTTTTACGAGGAAGTCTGAAGTAAAAAATATCATTCCACTCCTTTCACTTGGTGGGGCCATTATTCTTTCCAATTCAGCTTTTGCTGCTTCACCTGCTGAAACTACAGAAACAGAAAAGAAACCCGAAGCTCTCCCGACAATTACAATTACTGCTTCACGCGCAGATGAACTCTCTACCTCTGCCAAACAAGTCACCAAGCTAGATGAAAAACAAATTGAACTTTTAAGAAATGGTTCATCTGGAAGTATTGCAACCGTTTTAGCAAAAGCCGTACCGGGCCTGTCAGATTCAAGCCGAACCATTACCGATTACGGTCAAACTTTACGTGGCCGTAATGCCCTCATCTTGGTTGATGGCGTACCAATGAACCTTACACGTGACACATCACGCGGACTTTCAGCAATTGACCCTGAAAGTATTGCCAACATTGAAGTGATTCGAGGCAGTAACGCAATTTATGGTGGTGGCGCTGCAGGTGGTATTATTTCAATTACCACGAAAGCGGCTGGTGGCGAACCTACAGCAAAAACAGTTGTTGGACTTCAAACACCTTTAACAAATTTCCGTTCTAATGCTTTAAGTGGCGATATTCATCAATATTTCACAGGCAGCTTTAACGCTTTTGACTATGCGCTCGACTTTGGTTACCAACGTATTGGTAGTCCGTACGATGCAAGTGGTGACCGTGTTGCACCGGAACCAAGTCAAGGCGATTTATATGATGCCGATGCTTACAGCGTAGGTGGTAAACTTGGTTATCATATTGATGACAACCAATACCTACAATTCGCTGCAAACTATTATAATGCCGAGCAAGACTCAGATTATGCATCTGACCCAAGTGTGAAGAATGCCCCTGCTGGAACCGTACCAGCGAAAGCAATTAAAGGCTTAAAGCTCAAAGACCAAAATAAAAACGAAAACCAGATCTACAATTTAACTTATAACCATAAAGACTTTTTTGGTAATAAGGTTGATGCACAAATTTATTATCGCGACTTCTTTACACGTTTTTCACCATTTGATGCACGAAAAAATCCGAATCGGGGTGGAAACGTAGACCAAATCTATCAAGAAAATAACATACTCGGTAGCCGTTTAACTGTTACCACACCGCTTGAGTTTTTAGGTGACACCTCACTGGTTTGGGGTGGTGACTTTAGCCGTGAAAAAAGCGAAATGCCTTTAGATACTTTCAATCCTGATATTTATGACCAATCTGGTGGCCTAGATTTTGTAAAAACTGGTAAGCTCATTTATTTACCTGAACTTACCACACAAAGTGTTGGTGGCTTTGTACAGTTAAAACATCGCTTTAATGACCAATGGTCGGCTGAAGCAGGTACACGCTATGAAGATAGCTATGCCCAAATTGATAGTTTTATTCCATTATCACAATTTGATCCTAAAACACAATCATATAAGCCAAACCCTTATGTATATCAAGGTGGGAAAGTAAAAGCTGATGCATGGTTATACAATGCCAATTTGACTTTCTCTCCAAATGACCAGCACTCGATTTATGCATCGTTTAACCAAGGTTTTCAATTACCCGATGTTGGTGTAATTATTCGTAATGCAGATAATACTAATAAGGAAAAAAATTATGAATTATCATCTTCATTTTTAGAACCTATAAAAGTTGATAACTATGAATTGGGCTGGAAAGGAACCTTCAACAATTTCTCTTCAAGTTTAGCAGTCTTCCACTCTACTTCTGATCTAGGCGCTGTGCAATCTTTCAGCAATGGTCTGGCCCTTACTAGAACCAAAGAGAAAGTCACTGGTGTTGAAGCAACTTTTGACTATATTGACGATGCTAATGTTTGGGGAACTGGTGGTAGTGTTACGTGGATGAAAGGTCGTGAAAAACCTCAAAACGGTGCTGAACAAGACATGACAGGCTTCCGTATTCCACCATTAAAACTAACGGGTTATATTTCTTATAGTCCAACTGAAACATGGACCAACCGCCTACAAGCTACTTACTTCGGTTCAGAAGATTACCGCTTAAATGGCAAAAATAGTTTTGGTCGCTATGATGTAAAAACTTATACAACAGCAGATTTAATCAGTAGCTTTGCGCTTAACAAAAAAGACACTGTGACGATTGGTTTAGAGAACATGTTTAACCGCAAGTACTATCCTCTCTATAGCCAATTATTACGAACTAGCGATAACACTAGCCATTTAGTGGCAAATGGTGCAACGCTGAAAGTTTCTTATAGCCATAAATGGTAA
- a CDS encoding HpcH/HpaI aldolase family protein gives MNKHSISFKKRIANGETLYGIFCSVASPINVEQMALAGYNFIIIDLEHTLFSTSQVETMILAARAMSLDVFVRVPLNTNHLVLPLLDAGVTGIVFPRIENAQQAQEAVNYCHYMPLGQRGLNSTRLNRYGIDDLASFVQHAANETVVVTMIESLEGLEQLDEILKVEGVDIILEGAADLSQSMGMPWQSSHPKVKEKVQEMYIKTKNSQKHFCAIPRQPEDIAAWKQQSVQLFVLGDDRSIIRRAHQNHLNSYKEIS, from the coding sequence ATGAATAAACATTCGATTTCTTTTAAGAAACGAATAGCAAATGGCGAGACGCTCTACGGAATCTTTTGTTCCGTAGCTTCTCCGATTAATGTCGAGCAAATGGCACTTGCGGGTTACAACTTTATTATTATCGACTTGGAACATACTTTATTTAGTACGTCTCAAGTCGAGACCATGATTTTAGCCGCTAGAGCCATGAGTCTTGATGTCTTTGTCAGGGTGCCGTTAAACACCAACCATTTAGTTCTACCTCTGCTCGATGCAGGGGTAACGGGTATTGTTTTTCCGCGTATTGAAAATGCTCAGCAAGCTCAAGAAGCTGTGAACTATTGCCACTATATGCCGCTTGGGCAAAGAGGACTCAACTCGACAAGGTTAAATCGATATGGCATAGATGATTTAGCTAGTTTTGTTCAACACGCAGCAAACGAAACGGTTGTCGTTACCATGATAGAAAGCTTAGAAGGACTAGAACAACTAGATGAAATATTAAAAGTTGAAGGCGTTGATATTATTCTGGAAGGTGCTGCCGACCTTTCTCAATCTATGGGAATGCCATGGCAATCTAGCCATCCAAAAGTGAAAGAAAAAGTTCAAGAGATGTATATAAAGACTAAAAATAGTCAAAAGCATTTCTGTGCTATTCCGCGCCAACCTGAAGATATTGCAGCGTGGAAACAACAATCCGTTCAGCTTTTTGTACTCGGTGATGACCGCAGCATTATTCGCCGTGCCCATCAAAATCATTTGAATTCTTATAAAGAAATCTCATAA
- a CDS encoding IucA/IucC family protein yields MNSIITTDAWSYKLFEQYLNTFFRELKVNLEKHIIPAQDSPLFTLYAEQPDTLYFAYTFNASNTTVYGAVQHLSTTGYHRYQRGFTLQNLSDNTFDSLTDPKKLVKLITDELNSLFKDKNQNKNLYSDIVNSIENTKFFLENKPSQTVTKALSGFQATEQGMLYGHPFHVTSKANLGFSKEDMKKYSPELGASFQLHYFAIHSSLIQKLVSEEQPSHCIEDEVLKTAKERLQENLANYELMPTHPWQANFLLQHPSLKKHLDSQDVIYLGALGQTVWPTSSVRTVWLPQSNLFLKLSIDVRITSFIRNNPMDEMERAIDASKIIINQNINEQYPDLMILPELEAKTVKIPELESSFGILYRAGLTPEVLENTRMLGGLVEENENHEIPLLSIIQQAAPNQNLQSKDAKDFITFWWKQYVKVSLIPLIELFANKGISVEAHMQNSLMEFKNGYPHRLILRDMEGISIVPEMIEDDSSISEDSTVWFSQKDAWTFLKYYFVINHIAHLISAIARVTAIEESELWQATRLTLTQENFSVKGQQYRDLLINSLTLPIKANMLNTLYHSGGNPIWIEVENPIYKYRGAEALCPIQPTQQTNYKTLAENRVMSQLLEALIFENTFKYEFSKGQIKFYISDTVFYTCAAKRHFSFKRIKLDPSSLVRSDITLGTETRPSLKTLLADLKNIIEADPVKWQNFNDELNLTYIKHAQTLSQAPAQPLRTLPYLEQEARITNAHLYHPSFKSRIGFDLKENQKYAPELSEGFTVQWVATHNSLCKLVLSETINLEQLYKQHFSEKDLQTINDQLKEQNVEFKNYILTPIHPWQWDKIIELYYQDAISNQLIIPLDIEGPTYLPQQSIRTLSNISDISALSLKLAMNLVNTSTSRVLAPHTVQNAAKMSDWLYNIVEQDHILEKQRKPVILREIGGLSVNQQIALPVQYGALACIWRESIYSYLKEGESATPVTGLMQVDTDQKPLIDEWIQEYGIEFWLEKLLTNAYLPIMHILWCHGLALESHAQNMVLIHKNGLPVKAALKDFHDGIRFSRHLLREPSLLPNLQDAPKEHAKINPNSFLETHSPNELRDFTQDALWFVNLAELAIFLNEHYDFDEIKFWTMLRTIINQHKEAHPEFAERYELFNFTDDTIDIEQLASRRFLPEIRLRVQTTPNPLSLIKEIEYE; encoded by the coding sequence ATGAACTCAATTATTACAACCGATGCATGGTCTTATAAACTTTTCGAACAGTACCTGAATACTTTCTTTCGTGAACTCAAAGTAAATCTTGAAAAGCACATTATCCCAGCTCAAGATTCTCCTTTATTCACCCTATATGCGGAGCAACCAGACACACTGTATTTTGCTTATACCTTTAATGCGTCTAACACGACTGTTTATGGTGCAGTTCAGCATCTATCCACCACTGGCTACCATAGATATCAACGTGGTTTTACCTTGCAAAATTTAAGTGACAATACATTTGACTCACTCACCGACCCTAAAAAATTAGTGAAGCTGATTACAGATGAATTGAATAGCTTATTTAAAGATAAAAATCAAAATAAGAACCTGTACTCCGATATTGTAAATAGTATCGAAAATACAAAATTCTTTTTAGAAAATAAGCCTTCCCAAACAGTAACTAAAGCGTTAAGTGGTTTTCAGGCAACCGAACAAGGCATGTTATATGGGCACCCTTTTCATGTGACCTCTAAAGCCAATTTAGGTTTCTCTAAAGAAGACATGAAAAAGTATAGCCCTGAGTTAGGCGCAAGTTTCCAACTTCATTACTTTGCAATCCATTCTTCTTTAATCCAAAAGCTTGTAAGTGAAGAACAGCCTTCTCATTGTATTGAAGATGAAGTTTTAAAAACTGCAAAAGAACGTTTACAAGAAAACTTAGCAAATTACGAGCTAATGCCAACCCATCCTTGGCAAGCTAATTTCTTACTTCAACATCCATCTTTAAAGAAACATTTAGACAGCCAAGACGTGATCTATCTGGGAGCTTTAGGTCAAACCGTATGGCCGACCTCATCCGTTCGTACAGTATGGTTGCCTCAATCGAATCTATTCTTAAAGCTATCAATTGATGTACGAATTACCAGTTTCATTCGCAATAACCCAATGGACGAAATGGAACGCGCGATTGATGCGAGCAAAATTATTATTAATCAAAACATTAATGAGCAATATCCAGACCTTATGATTCTGCCGGAGTTAGAGGCAAAAACAGTCAAAATTCCAGAGCTTGAAAGTTCATTTGGCATTCTTTATAGAGCAGGACTCACGCCAGAGGTATTAGAAAATACCAGAATGCTCGGTGGCTTGGTTGAAGAAAATGAAAACCATGAAATCCCGCTTTTAAGCATTATTCAGCAAGCAGCACCGAATCAAAATCTACAATCGAAAGACGCGAAAGACTTCATTACTTTCTGGTGGAAACAGTACGTTAAAGTTTCACTCATTCCATTAATTGAGTTGTTTGCAAATAAAGGCATTAGCGTAGAAGCGCACATGCAAAATAGTTTAATGGAATTTAAAAACGGCTATCCACATCGCCTTATTCTTCGAGACATGGAAGGCATTAGCATTGTCCCAGAAATGATAGAAGATGACTCATCTATTTCTGAAGATAGTACCGTTTGGTTCTCTCAGAAAGATGCGTGGACCTTTTTAAAATATTACTTCGTGATCAATCACATTGCTCATCTCATCAGTGCAATTGCACGAGTTACAGCCATTGAAGAATCTGAACTTTGGCAAGCCACACGCCTTACGCTCACGCAAGAAAATTTTAGCGTAAAAGGCCAGCAGTACCGCGATTTATTAATTAATTCACTCACATTACCAATCAAGGCAAATATGTTAAATACGCTCTACCACAGTGGTGGCAATCCTATCTGGATTGAAGTTGAAAACCCTATTTATAAATATCGCGGCGCAGAAGCACTTTGCCCTATTCAACCAACCCAACAAACCAATTATAAAACCCTCGCGGAAAATCGCGTAATGAGTCAATTATTAGAAGCACTCATTTTTGAAAATACTTTTAAATACGAGTTTTCTAAAGGTCAGATCAAGTTTTATATTTCCGATACCGTTTTTTATACTTGCGCGGCCAAACGACATTTTAGTTTTAAACGAATTAAGTTAGATCCTTCAAGCTTAGTCCGTTCTGATATTACTTTAGGCACTGAAACTCGTCCTAGCTTAAAAACGCTACTTGCCGATTTAAAAAATATTATTGAAGCTGACCCAGTTAAATGGCAAAACTTTAATGATGAACTCAATTTAACTTACATTAAGCATGCGCAAACTTTAAGCCAAGCCCCTGCTCAACCTTTAAGAACCTTGCCTTATTTAGAACAAGAAGCACGGATTACCAATGCACATTTATATCACCCGAGTTTTAAGTCTCGTATCGGCTTCGATTTAAAAGAAAATCAAAAGTATGCACCAGAGCTTTCCGAAGGTTTTACGGTTCAATGGGTGGCGACTCATAACAGTTTATGCAAACTGGTTTTAAGTGAAACCATTAACTTAGAGCAGCTTTATAAACAGCATTTTTCAGAGAAAGATCTGCAAACTATCAATGATCAATTGAAAGAGCAAAATGTAGAGTTTAAAAATTATATCCTTACCCCAATTCACCCGTGGCAGTGGGATAAAATTATTGAATTATATTATCAAGATGCTATTAGCAACCAACTGATCATCCCGTTAGATATTGAAGGTCCGACTTATTTACCGCAACAGTCCATTCGAACCTTATCAAATATTAGTGATATCTCGGCGCTTTCTCTTAAATTGGCAATGAACTTGGTCAATACTTCTACCTCTCGTGTATTAGCACCACATACCGTCCAAAATGCGGCAAAAATGAGTGACTGGCTTTATAACATTGTTGAACAAGACCATATTTTAGAAAAACAGCGTAAGCCTGTTATTTTAAGAGAGATCGGCGGTCTTTCAGTGAACCAGCAAATTGCGCTTCCTGTTCAATACGGCGCACTGGCTTGTATTTGGCGCGAAAGTATTTACAGCTACTTAAAAGAAGGCGAATCAGCAACGCCTGTAACGGGTCTAATGCAAGTTGATACGGACCAAAAACCACTAATCGATGAGTGGATCCAAGAGTATGGTATTGAGTTCTGGTTAGAAAAATTACTTACCAATGCTTATTTACCCATCATGCATATTTTGTGGTGCCACGGCCTTGCTTTAGAGTCACATGCACAAAACATGGTACTAATTCATAAAAATGGCTTACCCGTTAAAGCGGCTTTGAAAGATTTCCATGATGGAATTCGTTTTAGTCGTCATCTTTTACGTGAGCCGAGCCTTTTACCCAACTTACAAGATGCGCCAAAAGAGCACGCCAAGATTAACCCGAACTCGTTCTTGGAAACCCACTCTCCAAATGAGTTAAGAGACTTTACTCAAGATGCGCTTTGGTTTGTAAATCTGGCTGAGTTAGCGATTTTCTTAAATGAACATTATGACTTCGATGAAATCAAATTCTGGACCATGTTAAGAACCATTATTAATCAGCATAAAGAAGCTCACCCAGAGTTTGCCGAGCGATATGAATTGTTTAACTTTACAGATGACACCATTGATATTGAACAGCTCGCAAGCCGCCGTTTCCTTCCAGAAATTCGCTTAAGAGTACAAACCACGCCGAACCCGCTCAGCCTTATTAAGGAAATTGAATATGAATAA